In the genome of Actinomadura luzonensis, the window TCAATTCGGTGGGTCGAAACGGCCGTCCACGGCGGTCCAGCCGCCGTCCACGTACAACACCGAGCCCGTGACGAAGCTCGCGGCGTCGCCGGCCAGGTAGACCACGGCGCCCGCCATCTCCTCCGCCGACGCCCACCGGCCGAGCGCGGACTTGGCGGCGTAGGCGGCGTACCAGCCCGGGTTCTCCTTGATCTGGCGGGTCAGCGGCGTCTCGACGACGCCGGGGGCGACGGCGTTGACGCGCACGCCGTACGGGCCGAACTCGGCGGCGGCCGTCCGCAGGAGCTGCACCAGCCCCGCCTTCGTGGCCGCGTACGCGCTCTGCCCCGGCTCGGTCACCGACGCCCGGATGGAGGCGAACCCGACGATGGAGCCGCGCCGCCGCTCCACCATGCCCGCTCCGAAGGCCCGCACCACGTCGAACGACGCCCGCAGGTTGAGGCCCACCACCCGGTCGAACTCCTCGCCGGTGTAGTCGAGCAGCCGCTTGCGCACGTTCGTCGCGGCCGTGAACACCAGCACGTCGGCCGGCTCCTCCGCCGCGGCGGCGCGCACCGCGTCGGTGTCGAGCACGTCCAGCAGCCGCGCCGTGCCGCCGCACGCGGCCGCGGTCCGCTCGGCGGCGGGCAGGTCGCGGTCGGCGCACACCACGGACGCGCCCTGCGCGGCCAGCGCCAGCGCCGCCTCCCTGCCGATGCCGCTCCCGGCCCCGATCACCACGGCATGCCGCCCGTCCAGGCGGAACAGCGCCTCGTAGTCCATGAAGGCACCCTAGCGACTGGTCTGACCAGTACACCAGGTGCTGCCTCCTTCCCTCCGTCCGCGAATTGTCGGTGGCCGCTGACAGCATGACGTCCATGCCGAACCTCGCCGCCCACTGGGACGCCGCCGCCGACACCTTCGACGAGGAGGCCGACCACGGCCTGCGCGACCCCGCCGTGCGGGCCGCCTGGGCCGCCCGCCTCGCCACCTGGCTGCCACCCGCCGCCGGGCGCCGGCCCGACGCGCTCGACCTGGGGTGCGGCACCGGGTCGCTGTCGCTGCTGCTCGCCGAGGCCGGGCACCGCGTGACGGGCGTCGACCTCGCGCCGCGCATGGTGGAGCGGGCGCGCGAGAAACTCGCGGGCACGGACGCCACCGTGACGGTCGGCGACGCCTCCCGACCGCCGGTGGGGGAGCGGCGCTTCGACGTCGTCCTGACCCGGCACGTCGTGTGGGCCCTGCCCGACCCGGAGCGGGCGCTGGCCCGCTGGGCCGCCCTCCTGCGCCCGGGCGGCCGGCTCGTCCTGGTGGAGGGCCGCTGGAGCAGCGTGCCACGGCGCGACGACATGCCGTGGGACGGCGGGATAACGGCGGAGGAGCTGGTTGCGGCGCTGCGGCGGCTTCCGGTGCGGTTCGCCGACCTGCGGGTCGACCGGCTCACGGAGCCGGTGCTGTGGGGCAAGGAGATCGACGACGAACGCTACGCCGTCGTGGCCGCCACCCCGGCCACGTAACGGATCGCCGACCCGCCCGGTCCGTGTCCACGCACGGCAGGGAGCGGGCCCGCCGGCGACGGAGTCAGGAGGAGGCCGAGGTCGAGGTCGAGGTCGAGGTCGAGGTGGAGGCGCGACGGCGCGCCAGCCAGTCCTCACGCCGCACCTCGTACTCCACCTCGCCCTCCTCCGCCCCGTCGATCGGATCCGCCCAGTCCTCGAAGAACGTCCGCACGTACCGCAGCCCGCACTTCTCCATCACCCGCCGCGACCCCAGGTTCACCGCCATCGTCTGCGCGAACACCCGCCGCGCCCCCAGCTCCCCGAACGCCTTGTCGATCAGCGCGAGCGAGCCCTCCGTCGCGTACCCCCGCCCCCACGCGGCCTTGTGCAGCCGGTAGCCCAGCTCGGGCTCGTCGGCCGGCCCGCCCTCGGGCGGGCGCAGCAGGAACCAGCCGAGGAAGTCTCCGGCAGGCTTGCCGAAGGCCGCGAAGAAGCCGGAGCGGATGAAACGCGGCAGCGTCTCCTCGACGATCTGCTCCCGGGGGACGGGCTTGCCGCCGTTGAGGTAGCGCATGACGTCGGGGTCGTTGTGCAGGGCGAACAGCAGGTCCGCGTCCTGCTCGGTGAAGCGGCGCAGAACCAGCCGCTCGGTCTCGAGGTAGGTGTGCACCCGGACACGGTAGTCACCGGCGCGCGGCCGCCTCGACGGGTTTTCGCCGCGTGCACGCCCTCGGCCCCGTTCGCGGTGCCGCCTTCCCGGGACGGCTCCGCTGGTGCACTGTGGGGTGAGCACCTGCATCCGTCCGCATCCGTTCGCGTCCGACCGGGAGGAACCGCTCATGCAGGCGAACGTCGGTGACATCTTGCTCGTGCACGGCAACGTCGTCGGCCAGGCCGACCGCAAGGCCGTGATCGTGGAGGTACGCGGGGCCGACGGGGCGCCGCCTTACGTCGTGCGCTTCGACGACGGGCACACGCAGTTCGTCTACCCGGGCCCCGACGCCGTGGTCCTGCCCGGCGAGGCGTCCGGCTGACCCGGCGGCGGCTCGGCGAGTGAGCGCAGGGCCTGCGCGACGCCGCGCCCCGACCCGGCGGCGACCTGCTGGCCGTCCCCGTCGCGGGCGATGGCGACGACCAGGCCGCCCACCGGGTCGCGGGCCAGCGTGATCGTGTGGCCCTCGGCCAGCAGCGCGTCGGCGTCCGGGCGGCGCGGCGAGGCCGGCGGCTCCAGCAGCAGGCGGGCCGCGATCAGCGCGGCGACCGGCGTGCGGTGGCGGGTGAGCAGCACGGGCTCGTCGTCGTACGGGTCGGCCACCTGCCGCACGAGGTCGCCGAGCTTGGAGCGGGCCGTCGACAGCGACACGACCGGCAGGCCGGTCAGCACGCCGGCCACCCGTGACAGCGGCACCAGGGCCGCCCACTCCCAGCGTTCGCGGGTGATCAGGCTGACCCGGCCGCGGCCGGCGGCGTCCACGAGCGAGCCCCAGCGGGCGCGCGCGTCCTCGACGGGGACCGGCGTGCCGAGCCGGGCGACCAGTTCCTCGTACGAGGGCCGCTCCAGGTTGATCACGTACAAATCGTAAGGTCCCTTACGGAATCCCGACAACCCGCGGGCGGCCCTGGCGCGGGCGTTGACGGTGTCCGGCCGCGGTTCCTAAACTCATCACATAGTGAATTTCGTGGTGAGGAGCGTACCCATGCGCAGGACCCCCGCGGCACTCGTCAGCTCCCTCTTCTTCGCCGCCGCGCCCGGCACCGTCGCCGTCCTCGTGCCGTACTGGATCAGCGGCTGGCAGGCCCGCGACCCGTTCCCGGCCCCGGTCATGATCCCGCTGCGGGCGGCCGGGGCCGTCCTGGCGGTGGCGGGGCTGGCGGTGCTGGTCAGCGCGTTCGTCCGGTTCGTGGTGGAGGGGCTCGGCACGCCGCTGCCGGCCGCGCCGCCCGAACGACTGGTCGTCGGCGGCCTCTACCGCTACGTCCGCAACCCGATGTACGTCGCGGTCCTCGCCGCCGTGGCCGGGCAGGCCATGATCTTCGGCGACGCCGCGCTGCTTCTCTACGCGGCGGTCGTCGCCGTGCCCGTGTGGTCGTTCGTGCACTGGTACGAGGAGCCGCACCTGCGCAGGCAGTTCGGCGCGGCGTACGAGGAGTACTGCGCGCACGTGCCCGGCTGGCTGCCGCGCCTGCGCCCGTACCACTCCTGAGCCGTCCCGGGGGAAGCCCCGACGCCGGCCCGCGGCCCCTCGTCGCCCGGCCTGTGGTCCGCGCCGGTCACCAGGCCCCGCCGCCACCGCCTCCTCCGCTGGTGCCGCTGCCTCCGCCGGCGCCTCCGCCGTACGAGCCGGTGCTCGCGGAGCTGCCGTACGAGGAGGAGACGGAACGGCCACCGGTGGCGCCCGCGCGGCGGCGGGCGCGTCCTTCACGTACCTCGGCGATCACGGCGACGACGAAGAAC includes:
- a CDS encoding type II toxin-antitoxin system prevent-host-death family antitoxin produces the protein MINLERPSYEELVARLGTPVPVEDARARWGSLVDAAGRGRVSLITRERWEWAALVPLSRVAGVLTGLPVVSLSTARSKLGDLVRQVADPYDDEPVLLTRHRTPVAALIAARLLLEPPASPRRPDADALLAEGHTITLARDPVGGLVVAIARDGDGQQVAAGSGRGVAQALRSLAEPPPGQPDASPGRTTASGPG
- a CDS encoding methyltransferase family protein, which produces MRRTPAALVSSLFFAAAPGTVAVLVPYWISGWQARDPFPAPVMIPLRAAGAVLAVAGLAVLVSAFVRFVVEGLGTPLPAAPPERLVVGGLYRYVRNPMYVAVLAAVAGQAMIFGDAALLLYAAVVAVPVWSFVHWYEEPHLRRQFGAAYEEYCAHVPGWLPRLRPYHS
- a CDS encoding SDR family NAD(P)-dependent oxidoreductase encodes the protein MDYEALFRLDGRHAVVIGAGSGIGREAALALAAQGASVVCADRDLPAAERTAAACGGTARLLDVLDTDAVRAAAAEEPADVLVFTAATNVRKRLLDYTGEEFDRVVGLNLRASFDVVRAFGAGMVERRRGSIVGFASIRASVTEPGQSAYAATKAGLVQLLRTAAAEFGPYGVRVNAVAPGVVETPLTRQIKENPGWYAAYAAKSALGRWASAEEMAGAVVYLAGDAASFVTGSVLYVDGGWTAVDGRFDPPN
- a CDS encoding GNAT family N-acetyltransferase: MHTYLETERLVLRRFTEQDADLLFALHNDPDVMRYLNGGKPVPREQIVEETLPRFIRSGFFAAFGKPAGDFLGWFLLRPPEGGPADEPELGYRLHKAAWGRGYATEGSLALIDKAFGELGARRVFAQTMAVNLGSRRVMEKCGLRYVRTFFEDWADPIDGAEEGEVEYEVRREDWLARRRASTSTSTSTSTSASS
- a CDS encoding class I SAM-dependent methyltransferase → MPNLAAHWDAAADTFDEEADHGLRDPAVRAAWAARLATWLPPAAGRRPDALDLGCGTGSLSLLLAEAGHRVTGVDLAPRMVERAREKLAGTDATVTVGDASRPPVGERRFDVVLTRHVVWALPDPERALARWAALLRPGGRLVLVEGRWSSVPRRDDMPWDGGITAEELVAALRRLPVRFADLRVDRLTEPVLWGKEIDDERYAVVAATPAT
- a CDS encoding DUF1918 domain-containing protein, translated to MQANVGDILLVHGNVVGQADRKAVIVEVRGADGAPPYVVRFDDGHTQFVYPGPDAVVLPGEASG